The DNA segment CCTTATAAGTACTCGTAATTTGACAGACATTAATCCTGACACTTTAATACGTCATCCATGGGTTATTTCTATGCTAAGAATGACTACATGTCCTCCTATAGCTCGTGATCGACTAATTGGTTTAGCTGGGGTATCGCCAAATCTGGTTTTATCTATGGAAAAATTTGGGCGTATTCCTCCTAGGATGACTGATTATGATTTATTTGATCAATTAAATAGGATTGGTTCAATCATTGAAAAGATGGCTGACCCAGATATTTTTGTTTGGAAGCATAGGGGCGATACTGGTACATATGAAGAGGTTCGTCGTGCATCTACCATTGTCGCAGATCGCCTCTGTGGTTCCGAAGCAGATCCCATTATTCGGAATGCTCAAGAACAAAGACAGTTACTAGCAATTAAAAACTGGCTTGAAGCAAGGGGGTATCGAGAGCTACTTCCAGGAGCGGTTAATGATTGGCGAGAAATGCCAAATGGGACATTTTCATTTAGATTTAATATACCTGTCTCTAACGGGGCTGGTTTTGGAGTTAACATTCCTGTAGATGCTGTAATTAAGCGGAAATATGCTCAAAAAGGAGAATTCCCCGCGCTATTCGAGGCAAAGTCTGCTGGAGATTTTACCAACACGAATAAACGACGAAAAGAAGAAGCAATAAAGATTCAACAATTGCGCAGAACGTATGGACACGAAGTAACTTTTGATCTGTTTTTGTGTGGTTATTTTGACTCTGGCTACCTAGGTTATGAAGCCGCAGAAGGAATTGATTGGGTGTGGGAACATAGAATCAATGATTTTGAGAAATTTGGATTTTAACAGTGGTGATTAATGATATAGAAAGAGAGCGACAAAATATTCAAGTCGAACTCGATGCAATGAAAACTCAAGAGGCACGAAATGTCATGGGGCAATTTTCCACCCCTAACAAATTGGCACTTGAAGTGTTGTCGCACGCTAGAATGATATTTCCAAAACGTGAGAAGGTAAAATTTCTTGATCCTGCTTTTGGAACTGGTTCATTTTTTAGTGCTTTGAACAC comes from the Proteus appendicitidis genome and includes:
- a CDS encoding XamI family restriction endonuclease: MAVNKYNIDQWKLDIAKSVDFYNNWFLNFAPKAFRETRVKTTFKVEEALISTRNLTDINPDTLIRHPWVISMLRMTTCPPIARDRLIGLAGVSPNLVLSMEKFGRIPPRMTDYDLFDQLNRIGSIIEKMADPDIFVWKHRGDTGTYEEVRRASTIVADRLCGSEADPIIRNAQEQRQLLAIKNWLEARGYRELLPGAVNDWREMPNGTFSFRFNIPVSNGAGFGVNIPVDAVIKRKYAQKGEFPALFEAKSAGDFTNTNKRRKEEAIKIQQLRRTYGHEVTFDLFLCGYFDSGYLGYEAAEGIDWVWEHRINDFEKFGF